The following nucleotide sequence is from Pseudomonas sessilinigenes.
CAAGGCCTGAGCCTCCCGTTGGCCGGGCAAAGGAGTGTTCTGATGGTCAAGACATTGCCACTGCTGTTCGCCACGGCCTGGCTCGTGGGGTGTTCGGCCAGTTCGCAGGTAAAGCCGGCGGACGAGGACGGGCCCCCGGGAAAGGGCTGCTACCAGGCCGACTGGCAGGCCGAGACGGCTCCGGTGATCAACAAGCGCCTGGGGCCTGAAGGGCTGGAGAAGTACGAGACACCGTCAAAGGCCAGGGAACAGGGTTGCCCTTGACGGGTCAGATTGGATAACGCGAAGGGCCGGGACCCTTGGGTCACCGGCCGAGGAACATCGATGAAAGCTTTGATCGCCGCGGCGATGCTGGGGCTGCTTGCCGGGTGCGCTGATCTGCACCTGCTCAAGTCACCGACCACCGATGAATGGACCACCTGGGTATGCGATAGCCAGGCACAGGTGCTCTGGCGCTACGCCGATGACAGCCGCAAGGCCGTCGACGTACGCCTGGGGGGTGACGATCAGGTTCGCCGCCTGAAGCTCGAGCCTAGCGGTTCGGGCACGCTGTACAGCGACGACATGCTGGCGTTTCACGTCAAGGGTGAGGAAGGCCTGGTCTACTGGGTCGCCACCAATGACTTGATCGGCCGCGGCTGTAAAGCGCCGTAGGCCGGGAACCGATGCTGAACCTGTGGGAGCGAAGCTGGCTCGCGATGCGGCCCGGACATTGGTGATGGATGTCGCCAGGCCGATCGCTATCGCGGGCAAGCCTCGCTCCTGCAGGGACGCAGGGCCCTTGGAATTGATGAAGTAACGAATCCGCAGGCCGGGTTGACCCCCGATCTGCAATCACTTGAATAGCAGTCGCCGCTACGGCAGGCTTGCACGATTAACGACCCTCGACCGGGAGAGACACACACAATGGCACTCATCAGCATGCGCCAGATGCTGGACCACGCAGCCGAGTTCGGCTACGGCGTTCCAGCCTTCAACGTCAACAACCTTGAGCAGATGCGCGCCATCATGGAAGCCGCTGACAAGACTGACTCCCCGGTGATCGTCCAGGCTTCGGCCGGTGCCCGCAAATACGCTGGTGCGCCGTTCCTGCGTCACCTGATCCTGGCCGCGATCGAAGAATTCCCGCACATCCCGGTGTGCATGCACCAGGACCACGGCACCAGCCCCGACGTTTGCCAGCGCTCCATTCAGCTGGGCTTCTCTTCGGTCATGATGGACGGCTCCCTGGGCGAAGACGGCAAGACTCCGACCGACTACGAGTACAACGTCCGCGTTACCCAGCAGACCGTAGCCATGGCCCACGCCTGCGGCGTGTCGGTAGAAGGCGAGCTGGGCTGCCTGGGTTCCCTGGAAACCGGCATGGCCGGTGAAGAAGACGGCATCGGTGCCGAAGGCGTACTGGACCACAGCCAGATGCTGACCGATCCGGAAGAGGCCGCCGACTTCGTCAAGAAGACCCAGGTCGACGCCCTGGCCATCGCCATCGGTACCAGCCACGGTGCCTACAAGTTCACCAAGCCGCCTACCGGCGACGTGCTGGCTATCGACCGCATCAAGGAAATCCACAAGCGCATCCCCAACACCCACCTGGTGATGCACGGTTCGTCCTCGGTTCCACAAGAGTGGCTGGCGATCATCAACCAGTACGGTGGCGACATCAAGGAAACCTACGGCGTGCCGGTCGAAGAGATCGTCGAAGGCATCAAGTACGGTGTACGCAAGGTCAATATCGACACCGACCTGCGCCTGGCATCCACCGGTGCCATGCGTCGCCTGATGGCACAGAACCCGAGCGAATTCGACCC
It contains:
- the fba gene encoding class II fructose-bisphosphate aldolase (catalyzes the reversible aldol condensation of dihydroxyacetonephosphate and glyceraldehyde 3-phosphate in the Calvin cycle, glycolysis, and/or gluconeogenesis), with the protein product MALISMRQMLDHAAEFGYGVPAFNVNNLEQMRAIMEAADKTDSPVIVQASAGARKYAGAPFLRHLILAAIEEFPHIPVCMHQDHGTSPDVCQRSIQLGFSSVMMDGSLGEDGKTPTDYEYNVRVTQQTVAMAHACGVSVEGELGCLGSLETGMAGEEDGIGAEGVLDHSQMLTDPEEAADFVKKTQVDALAIAIGTSHGAYKFTKPPTGDVLAIDRIKEIHKRIPNTHLVMHGSSSVPQEWLAIINQYGGDIKETYGVPVEEIVEGIKYGVRKVNIDTDLRLASTGAMRRLMAQNPSEFDPRKFFGATVTAMRDVCIARYEAFGTAGNASKIKPISLEAMFQRYLKGELNAKVN
- a CDS encoding MliC family protein translates to MKALIAAAMLGLLAGCADLHLLKSPTTDEWTTWVCDSQAQVLWRYADDSRKAVDVRLGGDDQVRRLKLEPSGSGTLYSDDMLAFHVKGEEGLVYWVATNDLIGRGCKAP